The following coding sequences lie in one Triticum urartu cultivar G1812 unplaced genomic scaffold, Tu2.1 TuUngrouped_contig_5102, whole genome shotgun sequence genomic window:
- the LOC125528778 gene encoding phenylacetaldehyde reductase-like — MAPPRRVCVTGGGGYIASWLVKLLLSRGYAVHATVRDPCDSKNAHLMQLDGAAENLRLFKADVLDSAALAAAVEGCEGVFPVASPVPADKILDPESEVMVPAVKGTVNILEVCSSMKVQKVVVVSSTSSVHFNPNWPQGKPKDESCWSDRKICVDNELWYCLAKTVAEETAWEYAEKNGLNVVTVCPCVVLGPQLQPVVSTSSELLVYVIKGGPNAMKDMLLHIVDVRDVADVLLLVYEKPESSGRYISAPNYITTKAMLELLKKTYPDYNYVNCKSELDHNFPITPISSAKLRNLGWKPRELEETLLDSIEYYRKTGILQDGEGEGHACRLPDIFRFFHASEE, encoded by the exons ATGGCACCACCGCGGCGCGTGTGCGTGACCGGCGGCGGCGGGTACATCGCCTCGTGGCTCGTCAAGCTGCTCCTCTCCCGGGGCTACGCCGTCCACGCCACCGTCCGCGACCCAT GTGATTCCAAGAACGCGCATCTGATGCAGCTAGACGGGGCGGCGGAGAACCTGCGGCTGTTCAAGGCCGACGTGCTGGACAGCGCCGCTCTGGCCGCCGCCGTGGAGGGGTGCGAGGGCGTCTTCCCCGTCGCCTCCCCCGTCCCTGCGGATAAGATCCTCGACCCTGAG TCAGAAGTGATGGTGCCTGCTGTGAAGGGCACCGTAAATATTCTTGAAGTGTGTTCATCTATGAAGGTTCAGAAAGTTGTGGTGGTGTCATCCACTTCTTCTGTTCATTTTAACCCCAACTGGCCTCAGGGTAAACCCAAAGATGAGAGTTGCTGGTCCGACAGAAAAATATGCGTGGATAATGAG CTCTGGTACTGTCTTGCTAAAACTGTTGCTGAAGAAACAGCCTGGGAATATGCAGAAAAGAATGGGCTAAATGTTGTCACAGTATGCCCTTGTGTTGTTTTAGGCCCACAACTGCAACCCGTTGTCAGTACCAGCAGCGAACTTCTCGTCTATGTTATAAAAG GAGGTCCTAATGCGATGAAGGACATGCTGTTGCACATAGTCGATGTCCGTGATGTGGCCGATGTGTTGCTTCTAGTATATGAGAAACCAGAATCATCCGGGAGATATATCAGCGCACCAAATTACATTACCACAAAAGCCATGCTGGAGTTGCTGAAGAAGACGTACCCTGACTACAATTATGTAAACTG CAAGTCTGAGCTGGATCATAACTTTCCTATCACCCCAATCTCGTCTGCAAAGCTGAGGAATCTGGGCTGGAAGCCAAGGGAATTGGAGGAGACGCTCCTGGATAGCATCGAATACTACCGGAAGACGGGAATTCTGCAGGATGGCGAGGGAGAGGGACACGCTTGCCGCCTACCTGATATCTTCCGGTTTTTTCATGCCTCCGAGGAATGA